Proteins from a genomic interval of Zonotrichia leucophrys gambelii isolate GWCS_2022_RI chromosome 5, RI_Zleu_2.0, whole genome shotgun sequence:
- the LOC135448722 gene encoding LOW QUALITY PROTEIN: olfactory receptor 4S1-like (The sequence of the model RefSeq protein was modified relative to this genomic sequence to represent the inferred CDS: inserted 2 bases in 1 codon; deleted 3 bases in 2 codons): MAYNRCMAVCQPLCYPTLTSXTVCGCMVGVLWVGGFPHSTLETFPTSLLPLYGPNKVIHYFCDVHPLLPLVHANTHAKGLATVANSGVISLSCFLILVMSYMGILASLRWHKAGDMHKALSTCRSNITVVILCLGPSTFVYICPSGGLSEDRSVATF, encoded by the exons ATGGCCTACAACCGTTGCATGGCCGtctgccagcccctgtgctACCCCACGCTCACGTC CACAGTCTGCGGCTGCATGGTGGGGGTCCTCTGGGTGGGGGGCTTCCCGCATTCCACCCTCGAGACCTTTcccacc tccctgctccctttaTATGGCCCCAACAAAGTCATCCACTACTTCTGTGATGTccaccccctgctccccctggtCCACGCCAACACGCACGCCAAGGGCCTGGCCACAGTGGCCAACAGCGGGGTGATATCCCTGAGCTGCTTCCTCATCCTGGTCATGTCCTACATGGGCATCCTGGCTTCCCTGAGGTGGCACAAGGCTGGCGACATG CACAAGGCCCTGTCCACGTGCAGGTCCAACATCACTGTGGTGATCCTGTGTCTTGGGCCCAGCACGTTTGTTTACATCTGCCCATCCGGTGGCTTGTCTGAGGACAGGAGTGTGGCCACGTTCTAA